CGACCTGACGTTGTGTTTGTGCTACATGATCATATTGAAAATAATTAAAATCTATTCCCCCTACCCATGCTTTAATAAATCCGGTATAAGATTCTATAGACAATAGTCCTGCTTGTATAATACTTTTTTGATAACGAATAAAATTCCATGGAGATATAAGTGCTTTTTTGGATCCATTCCAAGTAAACAATTTAATTAATTGTGGTTTTTTAAATTCTTCTATAATTCTTTTTTCTGTTAATCCTCTTTGTTTTAGATCTTGATAAAGAGAAGTTCTATGCATTGCAGATATAATAATACGTTTTGTTTTTTCTGGAGATATATTTAAAAATGGAGCATTTTTATTTTTTTTTTGAAAACGATTAAATAAAATCTGTAATTGACTAAGATGTCTTTTCACGGCCCTTTCTGCATGATCTTGCATTTTAGCATCAATAGATGTATATATTTTTAATCCACTAGAATAAAGATTAAGTTTTTGTCCCGTTTTTTCTTCATGTTCATTTAAAGCTTCTTGAATTTCTTTTTTTAAAAATTCACCATAATAAGTAAGTAATTCAAAATCTTTTTTTTGTATTTTAAAATTAATTTTAACAGGTTTATTCAATTCTTTTTGATATCTATGTACATTTAATAAATGATACTTTTTCATTTGATGTAAAACTAAATTTCTTTGTTTTTTTGCTCTATCAGGATAATTTTTTGGATTATATAAAGAAGGATTTTCTAACATTCCAACTAATATAGCGCATTCTCCCAAATTAAGTTCAGAAACTTTTTTATTAAAATAAGTATGAGCGGCTGTTTCAATACCTTTTGCATTATATAAAAAATCAAATTTATTATAATACATAGTAATAATTTCTTCTTTTGTATAACGTTTTTCTAATTCAATAGCCATTACCCATTCTAAAAGTTTTTGATGTATTCTTTGTAATTTATTTCTTGCAGATGGTCCTGTGAAAAGAAGTTTCGCTAATTGTTGTGATATAGTACTCCCCCCTCCTTTTTTTCCTAAAGACAGAATTGCTCTAAGAAAAGATTTTACATCAATTCCAGAATGATATTTAAAACGAATATCTTCTTTTGCGAGAAGTGCATTTACAAGATCTTTTGGAAGCTGTCGATAAGTAACTAAAGTTCTATTTTCTGAAAAAAATCTACCTAATAATATTCCATTAGAATCATACACTTCTGATCCTACTTTCATCGTGGGATTTTCTATGTCTTTAGTGCAAGGTAAACTTCCTAAATAACCTTTAGAAGCGCCATAAAAAACACTGATAATTATACTTATTCCTATAAGAAATAAAAACCAAAAATAAAAAATAAGTTTATGAAAATTTATTTTCGTACTTTTTTTATACACGCAAAAAAAATTATGTATTTTATTTTTATATAGATAAATCTTTAAATGTCAACTCTGTTTTTTGAATGGTATTGATAGTTGATAATTCCTCTAAAGGAGGTGTCACTTTATTTTTTTCTAAAATTTCTTTAATTTTTTTTACTTTAATTTTGAACCAAGTATTGGGACTCTTAACATAGGAATACCACATTTCTCGTTTGAAAACATCAATTTTCATACATTGAGCGATCCCCTTTTCTGTATGAATTTTTCTGTTAAAATCTGGGAAATATTTTATAGCATCTAAATAGGAATCTAATTCATAATTAAGACAGCATTTTAGTTTCCCACATTGTCCGGTTAATTTTTGAATATTTATGGAAAGCTGTTGATATCTTGCAGAATGAGTTGTTACACTTTTAAAATTTTTTAACCAAGTAGAACAACATAATTCACGACCACAAGAACCAATTCCTCCAATTTTTGCCGCTTCTTGTCTATATCCTATTTGACGCATTTCTATACGTGTATGAAAATGAAAAGCGAATTCTTTAATTAATTTTCTAAAATCAATTCTGTTTTCAGCTGTATAATAAAAAATAGCTTTTTCTCCATCCCCTTGATATTCTACATCACAAATTTTCATAGAAAGATTTAAATTTTTTGCAATTTTTTTAGCTTTTAAAAGAGTTGTAGATTCTTTTTTTTTGAAAGATTTCCAAATATTTATTTCTTTGTATGTTGATTTCCTATATATTTTTTTGAAAGTATTTAAATTAATAGTATGATTTCTTATTTGTAATTTAACCAACTCTCCAGTTAAATAAACTATACCTATATCGTATCCCGTTCCAGATTTTGGTTCCACAGTAACAATATCTCCTTGATTAAGGGGTATTTTTTTTTGATTAATAAAAAATTCTTTTCTATCATTTTTAAATTGTATCTCTATAATATCATATTTTTTATATTCAAAAGGAGATTGAATATTGGATAACCAATCTAATACATTAAGTTTGTAACATTGTTTCTTTTGAAGAATATTTTCTTTTTTTGCACATTTATTGAAACAATCAGAGCATGATTTGTTCATTATTTGTTTTTATAAAAATAATAAATTTATAAGTAAAAATAAATTATGTTTTTTATTTCAGTAAAAAATTTACATATAAATATATTTCTAAAAAATGAATAAAAAAATAGCTGTGTTTCCTGGATCTTTTGATCCTATTACTTTAGGACATTGTGATATTATTATTAGAGCTTTGAATTTATTTGATAAAATTATTATAGCTATTGGAAAAAATTTAGAAAAAAAAAGCATGTTTTCTCTTAAAAAAAGAAAAAAATGGATACAAAAAACTTTTATAAAATTATCACAAAAAATAGAAATTGATTCATTTAATGGATTAACTATTTCTTTCTGCATAAAAAAAAAAGCTAGATTTTTATTAAGAGGAATTCGAAATCAATTAGATTTTGAATTTGAAAAAAATATATTTATAATTAATAAAGAATTATATAAAAAACATATTATTGAAACAGTTTATCTTTTTTCTTCTTATGAAAAATCTCATATTCATTCTTATCTTGTCAGAGATGTTATAAAGAATGGAGGAGATTACACTATATTTGTTCCTTCTACTGTTAGAATATAAAATTATATTTTTATGTATTATCAATCCATTCAAGAATAATCTGTTTTTTTTCTAGGTTAACATTTATAAGTTTTACTTTTACTTTATCTCCCAAATGATAAACTTTTCTTTTTTTTTTCCAATTATACTGTAATTACTTGAATTTAGAACATAAGAATCTTCTTTAATGTCACGAAATTTTATCATTCCTTCAGTTTGAAAATACAATAAATCAATATAAATACTCCAATCAGTAAATCCCATAATAATACCATAAAATTCTTTTCCTATAAATTTTTTGATATATTTAACTTGTATATATTTTAAAAATTCTCTTTCTGCATCTATAGCCAAACGTTCTTTATAACTACAATGTAGAGATTGTTTTTCATAAAATTCTATTGTATTGAGTTTATATTCATTATTTTTATCCTTATTTATTAAATAATAATGGAGTAAACGATGTGCTATTATATCTGAATATCTTCTTATAGGAGATGTAAAATGGGTATAATAAATGAAAGATAATCCATAATGTCCTATATTTTTAGTAGAATATTTAGCTTTACTCATAGCACGAAGTATTAAATTTTCAATCATATTTTGTTCCGACTTTCCTTTAATTTGTTCTAATAAATAATTAATAGAAGTTTTTAAATTTTTTAAATCTAAAAAATAACCTAAAGGTTCTATAATTTTTTTAAGAAAAAAAATTTTTTGAAAATCAGGAACATCATGTACTCTATAAATATAGAGTTTATTAGAAGGGCCTCCATCTAAATTTAAACTGACAAATTCTGAAATTTTTCGATTAGTCAATAACATTAATTCTTCAATTAAACGATGAGCATC
This DNA window, taken from Blattabacterium sp. (Nauphoeta cinerea), encodes the following:
- a CDS encoding transglycosylase domain-containing protein, producing the protein MYKKSTKINFHKLIFYFWFLFLIGISIIISVFYGASKGYLGSLPCTKDIENPTMKVGSEVYDSNGILLGRFFSENRTLVTYRQLPKDLVNALLAKEDIRFKYHSGIDVKSFLRAILSLGKKGGGSTISQQLAKLLFTGPSARNKLQRIHQKLLEWVMAIELEKRYTKEEIITMYYNKFDFLYNAKGIETAAHTYFNKKVSELNLGECAILVGMLENPSLYNPKNYPDRAKKQRNLVLHQMKKYHLLNVHRYQKELNKPVKINFKIQKKDFELLTYYGEFLKKEIQEALNEHEEKTGQKLNLYSSGLKIYTSIDAKMQDHAERAVKRHLSQLQILFNRFQKKNKNAPFLNISPEKTKRIIISAMHRTSLYQDLKQRGLTEKRIIEEFKKPQLIKLFTWNGSKKALISPWNFIRYQKSIIQAGLLSIESYTGFIKAWVGGIDFNYFQYDHVAQTQRQVGSVFKPILYAAAINELHYNPCTKISNDKFHLGKWTPRNSNGKYGGFSTLKDGLAFSINTISARLISKITPGPVINLSRKMGIESMIPEHPSIALGSADLTLYEMTGAFNTFTNYGIYVKPSILVKIEDENGNLIKEHIDISRRQVFSEEVGYIMLKLMQGVVKYGTAKRLQLYNLTGDIAGKTGTTNENSDGWFIGMIPNLTTGVWVGWEDRFSHFDNIRLGQGANMALPIWAYYMKSIYKDINLIYHDKLLFHKPKNYQSYWDHCNETRINETHIKEDKMINEKNDKDEKKEEKIL
- a CDS encoding regulatory iron-sulfur-containing complex subunit RicT, translating into MNKSCSDCFNKCAKKENILQKKQCYKLNVLDWLSNIQSPFEYKKYDIIEIQFKNDRKEFFINQKKIPLNQGDIVTVEPKSGTGYDIGIVYLTGELVKLQIRNHTINLNTFKKIYRKSTYKEINIWKSFKKKESTTLLKAKKIAKNLNLSMKICDVEYQGDGEKAIFYYTAENRIDFRKLIKEFAFHFHTRIEMRQIGYRQEAAKIGGIGSCGRELCCSTWLKNFKSVTTHSARYQQLSINIQKLTGQCGKLKCCLNYELDSYLDAIKYFPDFNRKIHTEKGIAQCMKIDVFKREMWYSYVKSPNTWFKIKVKKIKEILEKNKVTPPLEELSTINTIQKTELTFKDLSI
- the coaD gene encoding pantetheine-phosphate adenylyltransferase, giving the protein MNKKIAVFPGSFDPITLGHCDIIIRALNLFDKIIIAIGKNLEKKSMFSLKKRKKWIQKTFIKLSQKIEIDSFNGLTISFCIKKKARFLLRGIRNQLDFEFEKNIFIINKELYKKHIIETVYLFSSYEKSHIHSYLVRDVIKNGGDYTIFVPSTVRI